One window of the Desulfuromonas acetexigens genome contains the following:
- a CDS encoding HDOD domain-containing protein: protein MHQAAKEIRPLEERDCLQGDLGLMPLADLLAWIEARALTGALTLVNGTVRKVLSLEGGMLVGLVSNRPEESQEYILSGAGFLDAERLVQARRESAARNLPLGRYLVEQKLLDPPALKRLQSFRLLLALADALRWPQGFFLLGKSEPSTGSRVARLGLGEAVRRARELNEKALAEQRSGQDAWFETVAQRLRRGDFSLPPMPKTLLHLRQAMEDPRGTPHQVLKIVMADQVLTSRILKVVNSSFYGLANPVTSIQHALVLLGYKTLLGIATAHCVMPTHGAERARVVELMRHSFKCAYVARKLAGLCGEDEEIAFVGGLLHDIGKVVLWRLLAEQELADEQCERLIAAYHVQVGRLLAESWHLPEAVSQVIAHHHDPEFLALGVRLPALVQLANRYVNEGCLPNLADSPLAVALAKFDPAGLAAELEQVETFVAGIF, encoded by the coding sequence ATGCATCAGGCCGCCAAGGAAATTCGTCCGCTGGAGGAACGGGACTGCCTGCAGGGGGATCTGGGGCTGATGCCCCTGGCCGATCTGCTCGCCTGGATCGAGGCGCGCGCTCTCACCGGAGCGCTGACGCTGGTCAACGGCACGGTTCGCAAAGTCCTCTCTCTGGAAGGGGGGATGCTGGTCGGCCTGGTCAGCAACCGGCCGGAGGAAAGCCAGGAATATATCCTCTCCGGCGCCGGTTTTCTCGACGCCGAACGGCTCGTCCAGGCTCGCCGGGAAAGCGCGGCCCGAAATCTCCCCCTGGGGCGCTATCTGGTGGAACAGAAGCTGCTCGACCCGCCGGCCCTGAAGCGTCTGCAGAGCTTTCGATTGCTCTTGGCCCTGGCCGATGCCCTGCGTTGGCCGCAAGGCTTTTTCCTGTTGGGCAAGAGCGAACCTTCCACCGGTAGCCGGGTGGCGCGCCTGGGTCTGGGCGAGGCGGTAAGACGGGCCCGGGAACTCAATGAGAAGGCTCTCGCCGAACAGCGCTCCGGCCAGGATGCCTGGTTTGAAACGGTTGCCCAGCGTCTGCGCCGGGGCGACTTTTCTCTGCCGCCCATGCCCAAGACCTTGCTCCACCTGCGCCAGGCGATGGAAGACCCCCGGGGGACGCCCCATCAGGTGCTGAAAATCGTCATGGCCGACCAGGTGCTGACCTCGCGCATCCTCAAGGTCGTCAATTCCTCCTTTTACGGCCTGGCCAATCCGGTGACCTCGATTCAGCATGCCCTGGTTTTGCTTGGCTATAAGACCCTGCTCGGCATCGCTACCGCCCACTGTGTCATGCCCACCCATGGCGCGGAACGGGCGCGGGTGGTGGAGTTGATGCGGCACAGCTTCAAGTGCGCCTACGTCGCCCGCAAACTCGCCGGCCTCTGTGGCGAGGACGAGGAGATCGCCTTTGTCGGCGGCCTGCTCCACGACATCGGCAAGGTGGTGCTCTGGCGGCTCCTGGCGGAGCAGGAGCTGGCCGATGAGCAATGCGAGCGCCTGATCGCTGCTTATCATGTTCAGGTGGGAAGATTGCTGGCCGAGAGCTGGCATCTTCCGGAAGCGGTGAGCCAGGTGATCGCCCATCACCATGATCCCGAATTTCTGGCCCTGGGGGTGCGACTTCCCGCCCTCGTCCAGCTGGCGAACCGCTACGTCAACGAGGGGTGTCTGCCCAACCTGGCTGATTCTCCTCTGGCCGTTGCCCTGGCAAAGTTCGACCCCGCCGGCCTCGCCGCCGAATTGGAGCAGGTGGAAACCTTCGTCGCCGGTATCTTCTGA